A window of the Hevea brasiliensis isolate MT/VB/25A 57/8 chromosome 6, ASM3005281v1, whole genome shotgun sequence genome harbors these coding sequences:
- the LOC110644630 gene encoding LEAF RUST 10 DISEASE-RESISTANCE LOCUS RECEPTOR-LIKE PROTEIN KINASE-like 1.2, translated as MSVLFFTRNAIGFMFERSLPFGGQIAFLLLLLLQICHGKDNTCNPSSCGNILNITYPFRLQTDPKHFGDSRYSLSCENNTTVLHLYSRKYFVQAINYNNYTIRLLDPGVVKDDCSSMPLFPLTRPDFPDGGPYTPNKYLSASELTTFSAEIIFVNCVDPVNYPFYVNATSCINNGAKYSFVKIDKFGGMSGMEWMSTCTIVTAALLPAERDYTNMSFVEVHKELAYGFEISWLNLYCERCESKQCLFNESENRIHCFEDMPGA; from the coding sequence ATGTCTGTGCTGTTTTTTACCCGAAACGCTATCGGTTTCATGTTTGAGAGGAGTCTTCCCTTTGGTGGCCAAATAGCCTTTCTTCTCCTTCTACTTCTCCAAATTTGCCATGGTAAGGATAATACTTGTAACCCTTCTTCATGTGGGAATATCCTCAACATTACTTACCCTTTCCGACTACAGACTGATCCGAAACACTTTGGTGACTCTAGATATTCACTGTCCTGTGAGAACAATACTACAGTATTGCATCTGTACTCAAGAAAATACTTCGTTCAGGCAATTAACTACAACAACTACACAATCCGACTGTTGGATCCTGGTGTTGTTAAAGATGATTGCTCCTCCATGCCTCTTTTTCCTTTAACTCGTCCTGACTTCCCTGATGGAGGTCCATATACACCGAATAAGTACTTATCGGCTTCCGAGTTGACCACATTTTCAGCAGAAATTATTTTCGTGAACTGTGTCGACCCAGTAAATTATCCTTTTTACGTGAACGCTACTTCTTGCATTAATAATGGAGCGAAGTATTCTTTTGTGAAAATTGACAAGTTCGGCGGCATGTCAGGAATGGAATGGATGAGCACGTGCACCATAGTAACGGCAGCCTTGTTGCCTGCTGAAAGGGATTATACGAACATGTCCTTCGTTGAAGTTCACAAAGAGCTGGCTTACGGGTTCGAAATTTCATGGCTGAATCTGTACTGCGAAAGATGCGAATCCAAGCAGTGCTTATTCAATGAAAGTGAAAACCGGATTCATTGCTTTGAGGATATGCCGGGTGCGTAG